One window of Methanobacterium alkalithermotolerans genomic DNA carries:
- a CDS encoding CBS domain-containing protein translates to MIVRDVMITNMDTIDENESLEEVLKNAVEDGKGSFVVTKEGMKSGIVTTWDVLEAIAQGDDLSEVKAWEVMERDLVTISPSATVKEAAHQMVNHVVWRLLVEEKDEIIGMVSATDIFRVKMAKRY, encoded by the coding sequence ATGATTGTGCGGGATGTGATGATAACCAATATGGATACCATAGATGAAAATGAAAGCCTGGAAGAAGTCCTTAAGAATGCAGTAGAGGATGGAAAGGGTAGCTTTGTGGTAACCAAAGAAGGTATGAAGTCGGGAATTGTAACCACCTGGGATGTACTGGAGGCCATTGCCCAGGGTGATGATTTAAGTGAAGTCAAGGCATGGGAAGTAATGGAAAGGGATTTGGTAACCATATCGCCATCAGCAACGGTGAAAGAGGCTGCTCATCAAATGGTCAATCATGTGGTTTGGAGGCTTCTGGTAGAAGAAAAAGATGAAATTATTGGCATGGTCAGTGCCACAGACATATTTCGGGTAAAAATGGCAAAAAGATATTAA